The genomic region cttgggtggtcaattgtctatatgaaacctatttcaattaatcacgtcttaacaagtttgattgcttaatatgttggaaacacttaatcatgtaaataacaatttcaatatatatatatatatatatatataaacatggaaaagttcaggtcactacaggccGTTTGCTAGACCAAGACGTTTGCAACGGCCGTTTAacttgggcgtgtggcaggccgtttggcttgctgattcgctggatcgtaacttgatttcttgtctttcaccgttttcactctagaatcttcgttttaactccgattctcttgattatttttgcaccgttttcgtaattacttgctcttcaattttaaccgacgaagtgggtatttttttttttggccggaggtcctcttggaagcaatctctttatccatcGAACAGAGAGAAGGAGGATTTtccctactcttgtgagtgtttcactcggggaggagaaatgatttctctttattctagaatAGAGGAagaattgtctacgtctcacctcccccgtACCCCACGTATGTGGGAttgggtatgttgttgttgttgaagtgggtattttaccgataaagtttgaatctttcttgtttttgggccttaataccggggtgaaaacgtagctttttagccgatatcaatctcAGTTGAATTCCAATGCATTACCGCTTCAATTTTGGATGGATCCACTTTGATACCTTCTTGgcagataacatgacccagaaactgaacttcTCGCAACCAgaactcacacttagagaacttggcATATAATTTCTCACGTTTCAAGAGATCTAAAACATGTCTTAAATGTGTAGCATGCTCAGATTCTGTCTTTGAAtaaatcaaaatgtcatcaataaaCACTATCACGAATTTATCAAGAAATTTTTGACACAcccgattcattagatccatgaaaatAGCAGgcgcatttgttaacccaaatggcataaccaaaaattcatagTTACCGTATCTCGTACGAAAAGCAATCTTAGGGATATCTGATTCGGCAACCCGAACTTGATGATACCCTGagcgtaggtcaatctttgaaaagaatgaagctccttacagctgatcaaacaaatcatcaattctTGGTAACGGGTATTTGTTCTTCACTGTtttcttatttaattcacgataatcgatacacatgcggagctttccatctttcttcttaacgaataacactagagcaccccacggtgaagaactcggtcagaTGAACCCATGATCTTGCAATTCCTGAATTTGTGACATCATATCACGAATCTCGGATGGAGCTAATCGTTACAGAGCTGTAGCAACTAGCATGGATCCCGGCAACAATTCAATTTTATATTCTACTTCCCTAGCTGGCAACAAACCCGGAAATTCATCTGGGAAGACTTCTGGGAAGTCGGACGCTACTGGGATTTCGGATATCGTCTTCTTTTCTTTCTTAGCATCGATCACGTATGCGAGGAACGAATCACACCCCTTTGCTAACGATTTATTAGCTTTCATCATCAAAATTGACGGACAATTAAACCCGCCCCATTCATCTGGGGCCACAGCACGTGTCCCATCGGTCAAAGGAAAAGATATTAATTTCTTATGACATTTTATACTTGCCTTATGGTGGCTTAACCAATCCATACCTAATACGACATCAAAGCTCGGTATAGGCATAACAAGACAAGTCACAGGGAATTCATTCCCATCTATTTCGATGGTTACTCCAGACACAGAGGTTGTGACTGGAACCGTCCTACCATACCCACTTCTATTCTTAAGGGTTCAGATACTACGTTGATAGGAAATTTCAACTTATCACATAATTACAGACATAAAAGAGCGATTTGCTCCACAATCAAACAACACATGAGCCGGCGAAGAATTTATCAAAAACATACCGATAATCGCATCGTCGGTTTCAGTAGCTGTATCAATCGACATTTGAAAGGCTCTTGCTTCATGTGGTGGAGGATTCTTTCGCTTCTGTCCCGTTAAAGAAGTAGAGGATCCTCCGACTGACATTGTTCTGGCTCCCGACCCAATCCCGGAACTCACCCTCTTAGCTGTTGGACACTCGGCTGACCTGTCTCCTACTTTCTGACAATTCCAGCATACATTCTCCCTGAACGAACAAGACGGGACATCATGACCCAAAGTTCCACATCTCGTGCATCTCTTTGTCAAATTTGAACACAGATCGGCATGCGATGATTAGCATGGATTACACCAACTTCTTTGATTCCCACTACTACCACCCTGTGAAAACTTTCCGCTTTGTTAATTGTTGAAAGGCTTATGTGACTTGTAACACGTCTGGCTTGTTGCTTGTTTTGGTTGCGACATCTGTTCCCTTTGACTACTTTTTGTTGCCTTAACATCATCTTCCACCATCTTTGCCATTGCAAACGCTTGTGGAAAGGTTGTTGCTAATCTTACCATGGATCGATACTCTGGAATAATCATCTCCACAAACTGATCAATCTGAGATTGCTTGTCAGAAAGCCATTGCTGAACAAAATGAAGCTTATCGGTATATAGTTCAATCACTTAATCAATCATCATTTGATGAGTCATTTTCAAATTCATGAACTCTCTTCTTCATTTTGTAAATTTCATAAGGAGTGCAATATTGCTCGCACACCTTTGCAGAGAACTGTTCCCAGGTTACTTGACTTAACTGTTCTTTCGAAACTTGGGAAGTCAATGACTCCCACCAGCCCATGGCTTTCTTCTTCGGGATTCTACTGGCATAAGTGACACGTAATTCAGGTTCACATTAGCACACCTCCGATGCCCGGTCTACTTCTTTCAATCAGTCTAAGGTATCTTTTGGATTTGAACTTCCTAAGTATTCTGGAGGTTTGCATTCTAGAAACTGTTTAAACGTACACTTTTTCTTGGTTTCTGTTGGTTATTGTGAAAACATTTTGTATGGTATAGGGATACATCATCTGATTAGGGTATTGGTATCCAGATTGGAGGGGTATCTGGTTAGCTTGTGGTGTTTGAAATTGAGGAGGTAATGGAAATTAgaattattgttgtagttgctgagATGAACTCCCAGTGGGTGTAGGCCCACGTCGAGGGAATGGAAAACCAGGAGGTGGAGGTTCAACAATTTCACCTGAGGTACTTGCAGGAAGAATATTTTCTAGTTCTGCAATCTTTTCACGAGCTTCCTGTAGGTCACTTTGCAACCTCCGGTTGTATTCTTCTTGATCTTCATCTGAAATTTCACCCTTTGTCGGAGCTCTGAAGATTCCGGGGGTCGAGGGAGCTTGAACATTCTGCCTGTCAGTCATCTTTTAACCTGTACTGCATAACATCTCACCAGAGCTTAGTGGATAAACTGTTAGTACTATAGTCTAACACACATACCCACTATATTCACTTAACCCATCTCCAAAGATATGTTTGATACCTCATACTCAAGGTTTGCGAATACGACATCCATGTGTACATACTGCCAAATCTacgatctgataccaacttgtaacaccgtactttgtTTTAAAAACACACGGAAACATattcttttaatatttacaaacTATAACTTAGTAATTAACTGAACCATAGTTATTACATTCATCCATGTGTTACGTTAACTAAAAAGCTTATACACACATACCGGTATCAAAATACATACATTAGAGTTATTCGTATCAAACATATCAAATAGACAAACTTCTCCCAGTACCCGGCATAACATCTTAACCTGTAAGGGagggaatgtgggggattagcacaaggctaagtgaatggaaacaTCCTGACAGTTATAGGCATCTAGAATCAAGCTAAGTACAATTGCATAACACATCAATTAAACAACCAATACAGTAACAAAAGGATCGGCGGCTTGCGGGCCATCAACTACTAGatgatcgggctagagtttaccgatagtTCCTGTTACTGGCTCCTTCGTATAGTAATCCGAATGCGGGGGATGCGTAATTCAAACTATACTACATGAATAGTAACACTTGAACCCAACCTCACTATTCAAGGTTGATCTTTTGCCCAGTTTCACTATTCAAATCTGGTTATCAACTTCACTATTCAAAGATGACAATACCCATGTGCACATAATCATCACAAACAACATAGTACATCATATACTATCAATATCAGGCTAAATATGGCAGGACAACAGTATCATAACCTACTACTACATACATATAACAGTTAAGATAGTCCCACTAAGCTGATAAACAACAAGAACTCAAAAGTCTTATattactgagtcttctccgttcctttattaCCCGAGAATATCATATCTCAAGTTAGCACATATCCAATCAATCATATCATTAATTCATATTCTAAACAACATCATATAGCCTAATATATCCATATATGACATGTTTACATGGCTCTCCATTCAATTGCAAGTATCACACGCGTGTAAAACGAAACATACACAATATCccatcattttgacccaaattaaagtTTAATTTAGTGtttttaaaaccttaccattgggaAATAGACCTTATTAGGTTTCCAacggtagtttattcatcaaaaacggagttacggtataaaagttacgaccaaaacgaGTTTTGCAATATGCTGACAGACTGCAGCCGCACAGATGcacctgcaaccgtacggatgcatatgTATCTATACGGTTGCATCTGTAACCATACGGTTGCACCTAAAATGGACCGAATACACCCCAAATTCGTACAGATGCATCCTGTATCCGTACGGATGCTGTTCATTAACACCAGGTCGCTGTTTTCGTGTTTTAAGCCCCAAATCTTATTTTTACACTGTTTTGACACCAATAATCACTTAAGAAACATATAGAGATCATAAGTAAACGTTTTCTAACATCTATAGGTGTTTATAACAcctcaaaataccattttgattcaAAAACCAATTTTCTATAAAAGTTGGACAAAATCATCAAATTCAATTCGATTTGGACATGAAATCGTTTGTAAATACCTTGTTTAAGCTACTTAAATCACAAGGAATGATTTCCCAACTTCAATTTAACACAAAAACGAGAATCAAGGGTTAGAGTTTGTGAGGATTTGTGTGTGTATGTTCTGTATTTGAatatttccaaaaatggaaataaaGGGGAAGCTGAGTTTTTGTAACAAGGGTTTCCTTTACATGAGGGAAACCTACTCCGTGTATCACACTGGTATTTATCAGTTTTCAGAAATACAAAACACCTCATTAAGTGGTCCAAATGAGGTCCAATTTAAATaagcaaacctgttctgtgacccttgtcacgcgctggtctcaactatataattaaataattataaacatggaattattaaaataacatataataacacGCAAGGAAAATTAGGACAATTACCACTAGGCCCAATGTGAGGTTGTTACTAAAGCCATCAAAGATGATTTGGTTCaatctatctaaaaatcatttaATTAGTTGGGAGTTTCTGGATTACATGTTATTATCATTGGGGTTCGGGGATGTATGGCGCTCTTGGATTGGTATGTGTCTTCATTCTGCCCGCACGTCTGTTTTGGTAAATGGCAGTCCTACAGGTGAGTTTCCCTTGCAACGTGGTCTTCGTCAAGGAGACTCGTTGAGTTCTTATTTATTTTTGTTGATTATGGAAGGTTTACACTTATGTTTACAACGAAAAGTGGATGCGGGGGAGATTACCGGTGTTGCGATTCCTAACTCTGATGTTAAGATATCACATCTTTTTTATGTGGATGATGCAGTAATTTTGTTGGATTGGAATAGCGAAAGTTACAAGTGTTAAATGATTTCCACATAATCTCAGGATTGAAGATTAACGTGGCTAATCTTAGTTATTTGGGCTTGGGGTGCATGATTCCATTATTGATAACTACATTGTTGATCGTGGGTGTTCAAAGGGATCTCTTCATTTCATGTATTTGGGGTTACCGATGGGTGCTAATATGAAAAATATTGCTTCTTGGTGTACACTCAAAGACCGCTTTGTCAAAAAGTTTTCGGGACGGAAAGGTAACTTGCTTTCCATTGGTGGACGACTCACCCTTATTAAGGCGGTTTTAGGGAGTGTAGGCATCTATTATTTGTCAATGTTTAGATGTCCTTAGTTTTAAAGGATCTTGAAAGCAGTAGgtcgatttttttatttttttgaagttCGTTTGATAACAAAAAGATGCATGGGTCCGTTGGGAGTTGGTTCTTAATTCTCATGTTAATGGTGGTCTCGACATCGGGAGCCTTCGATCGTTTATTGGCCTTTTATTTAAGTGGATTTGGCGGTTTGTTAACTCGCAAAATGATTTATGGGTTCGCGTGATTAAAGCTATTCATGGTAATGATGGAGGTTTAAATGGTAATCGATTTATTAACTCAACCTGGTCAAAGTTGCAGCTTCTTTTCATAATGATAAATTATCAAACCTTGTTCCCGCTGATGTTCTTAAACGTAAGGTGGGGAGGGGAGATAGTATTCGGTTTTGGAAGGATAATTGACTAGGGGATGATACGTTGAAAGATAAGTTTGGTAGACTGTTTCGTTTGGAAATAAATGAGGATTGTAATATTGCTAATAAATTGGTTAATGGTTCTTTGGAATGGTCTTGGTCGAGGAACGATATTGGAGCTACACATAATTCAGCTCTTTTACAACTACGCGAAAAACTGGAGCAGATTGTTATTCTTAACGAACCAGATTCATGGCGTTGATCTATTTCGAGTGATGATGTATTTTCCGTCAGCAATACTAGGTGCCATATTGACGATGTATATCTTCTTACGGCTGATAAATACACGATGTGGCTCAAGGAGATTCCGAGAAAGGTAAATATTTTTATATGGAGATTGGCTCTAGATAGACTTCCCACTCGTCTCAATTTATCGCGTTGTGGCTTCGAAATTGAGGCAATTGGGTGTGTATCGTGTAACTATAATATCGAGTCCGTTCATCACGTTATGTTCGATCGTGACATTGCCGCAGATTTATGGAGGAAAGTGCGAAGGTGGACTGATATTCACGTGCCGGTTTTTTTTTGAGTGGACGGATTGGATTGCTTGGTTTGAAGATTGGCGTGAATCTTTAGAAGTCAAAACCGGATTGTATGTATTATTGCTTCTACAGTTTGGCACATTTGGAGATATCGGAATAGTCGGCTTTTTCAGCAAAATCCTATGAAGAAATGTACTTTGTTTGATTCTATTTGTCTTTTTTCTTTTAATTGGTATAGAAGTAGAGGCAAATCGAATGTAAATTGAAACGATTGGCGTATTAAGCCATTGTAATTTTCGTGGCCCAGGCTATTTCTAGTTTCTTGCTAGTGTAGCCCGTTTGGCGTTTTTTATATATTATTGCTGTTAAAAAAAATGCTATAGTAAGGGTTTAtaggaaaaaagaaaaagaaatggggAACAAAGAAGGAGAAATATAAGGGAATGGAAAGACTATAAAGACTATATTACCCTCACGTGTATTGCACATGATGATTTAACGGAGATATTTAACGTTTGTCACGCGGAGGGACGAAATCAGCATCTTTTGCAAACCACGAGATGAACTCAGTATTttgatacaaaccacagggactaaatCAGTATTTTGATACAAATTACAAGgatcatttcagcaattttgtctaaaAATTATTAGCA from Rutidosis leptorrhynchoides isolate AG116_Rl617_1_P2 chromosome 9, CSIRO_AGI_Rlap_v1, whole genome shotgun sequence harbors:
- the LOC139868742 gene encoding uncharacterized protein, coding for MCLHSARTSVLVNGSPTGEFPLQRGLRQGDSLSSYLFLLIMEGLHLCLQRKVDAGEITGVAIPNSDVKISHLFYVDDALFGLGVHDSIIDNYIVDRGCSKGSLHFMYLGLPMGANMKNIASWCTLKDRFVKKFSGRKDAWVRWELVLNSHVNGGLDIGSLRSFIGLLFKWIWRFVNSQNDLWVRVIKAIHGNDGGLNGDDTLKDKFGRLFRLEINEDCNIANKLVNGSLEWSWSRNDIGATHNSALLQLREKLEQIVILNEPDSWR